A segment of the Zonotrichia albicollis isolate bZonAlb1 chromosome Z, bZonAlb1.hap1, whole genome shotgun sequence genome:
tggttttattttgtggtTATTACAAGCACTTATATCTTATTTCCCCTCTTTTGGCTTCGGTGTTTATTTCGCAATTCTTTTCCGTATCGCGGCGGCGCGACTTTATTAAAAAGCATAATTTCAGTAAGGTGACAAAAATTTACATCAGTCATCCCCATAACGTCACCAAAAAACGAGTTGATGACGAAACTAGTACTGAAGTTTTATTTTGATATTTAAAATCGCGTCTCTCCCCTCACAAAATTCCCGCGCTTGCGCTTTCCCAAAAtggccgccagggggcgccgcTCCCTCACGGCTGCCCGTTCTCAAAATGGCGGCCGGCGACCTCGCTGCCCGTTCCCAAAATGGCGGCCGGTGACGTCACCGCATCCGCACTGCCCTACCCCAAGATGGCGGCCGggcgggagcggagcggggcggccGCGCCTGCGCCCGTGCCAGCGGTGCATGCCGGGCGTCCTGCCCGCCGTGACGCTGCACATCGCACCCGGCACCGCCACCGGGGCCCGCGGCCATGGCGGGCGTGAAGGTGATCGCCAACGACACCGAGTTCCAGCCCGAGCTGAGCGCCGCCGGCTCCCGCTTAGCCGTGGTGAAATTCACCATGAGGGGGTGAGTGAGGGCGGGGGGCGGCTCCTGCGCGCCCGTTCCGCCTCAGGCTCCGGGAAAGGCTCCGCTGTTGCCGTGTTTTTATTCGGGTTTCCCCGGCGCGGGTTGCAGCGTGAGGGGCGCTCCGGAACGCGTCAGTGCAGTCGCAGCATCAGCGCCTTTCTAAGTTCCGTGATTTTTAACACAATGTTCCCAGATCCTGGGATAAATTCCCGTTTTTCCCGCCGAACCCACTGCCCGCGGACCCGCCATCCCTCAGGcgctctgagggagcaggggctgcgCTGCTTTAAAGCCccgttaaagggcagcaaagtgaTGGGAACAAGGCACGGACAGCACTAAAAGCAACTTAAAACTTGCAAAAACATCTTTTGCCCCATAAAACTTGCCTTGATCCGCACCCCATTTGCCCGGGACAAGtagattttcccttttcccctcctcagcagggaggtgcGACTGTGATGAAATCGAGATGAATTTGTCACCAAATAAACCTGGATATGTGAATTATCCCCGTTAATTTGTGAAATTAGGGAGAATAGTGATAATCTCGGGTCTTTGGGGGTTCATAGGGCACCTCATTATTTTGTGGCTGCTGCCTCTTAGTTATGGGTGGTTTTTTGCCAATTTTCTGCGTCGGGGTTTTTTCATTCCACTTTTCGTTTCTCTTTCTCAGTGAGAAACTCCCTTTACAGGAATTGCTGCAGCCGAGCACTTCCTACACTTTTGGTGAcgcagaataaataaaaaatacacattttcatCCAAGGCAATGCAATTAAATCAAAAGAAACCAACTCTGTCCTCCCAGGGCCAAATAAATATGGGAATAACTGGTTAGAGCTGTAAATGAGATTTGTTGTGGGAACAATTCGATACGTGTTGACCATTAAATATTTAAGTTGTgtgtaaatataattttttccctGGATGGGCTAAAGACATGAGTTTTTTGTTAGTAGTATTTTCCCTTTGTAACACTTGCTTGAGCAGGACTGTGGTAAAAACGCTGCGAATAAAGACAATAAATTGCAGGTTCCCCAATGTCACAGTTCATTGTATCAGCAGCGGACAGCCAGGTAGAGaggctgcttttccagcaggatatcagggagagcaggaacatTCTGATTCCATGTGGGGCAGGCAATGACAAAGAATCCAGGCACGGAATTCATGGAAGTGTCGCTTTTCCCGCAGGTGCGGCCCTTGCCTGCGGATCGCGCCCGCCTTCAACGCCCTGAGCAACAAATACCCGCAGGCCACCTTCCTGGAGGTGGAcgtgcaccagtgccaggtgtgTGCTCCAGAACcttcctgctgcccagcagggcacagcgagggcacagcagccctggcagtgacTGCTCCCAACCTGGAGATCAAATCCCTGCCAGGGACAAAtatccctgctgtgctgccctgccttGGAGCAGTGGGAAAGCACAGAAATTCACTGATCCTCACCCCACAGCACTAGGgtgaattaaatacattttaaaaaatgaactaAATGGGTTTATTGGTGGCACTGGGTAGCTCCCAGAGACTGCCTGAAGCACTAATGGGGACtcccatctgctcccagggcacggctgccaccAACAACATCTCAGCAACGCCCACGTTCCTGTTCTTCCGGAACAAGGTGCGCATCGACCAGTACCAGGGAGCAGATGCCGTGGGCCTGGAGGACAAAATCAAACAGCACCTGGAGAACGATCCTGGCAACAGCGAGGACACTGACATCCCCAAAGGATATGTGAGTAGCTGCCCACAGCTTTGTTGTGTAGCTCAAGTGTTACAACAAATGTGCTTGAAGGCAAATAGCTGGGTTTTAGGCAGAGCTGCCTgagaaaatgtaaatattgaCATATACACATTTCCTAAGAATAAAGGATGTCCCTAGtcattaaaatgcattttgtgtGCCgtgctgtggctgtcccaggtGTGAGCAGCTGTGCTCTCTGTCCCCAGATGGATCTGCTGCCCTTCATCAACAAGGCTGGCTGCGAGTGCCTCAACGAGAGCGACGAGCACGGCTTCGAGAACTGCCTGCGCAAGGACTCCTCCTACCTGGAGTCCGACTGCGACGAGCAGGTGTGTGCTGCACGTGGGACAGGGCTGCACgtgggacaggggctgcaggaaaggATGTGCTGCCCATGGATCCAGGATGTTCTCCTGCAGGCTCCCAAGGTTTCCACCCTGAGAAtgcccaggcacagggcagtaAAGGCCCAGGATGGGTGGAACAGGGGAACTGAGCCCAGCATTTTATTCCACAGCTGCCCTATTCctgtctcctgtgctgggtTGGTTCCAAGTGCACAAACCAGTGtgtaattttggttttttccctctttgttgttttccacttgGTTCCAAGTGCACAAACCAGTGtgtaattttggttttttccctccacAGCTGCTCATCACTGTAGCTTTTAGTCAGCCTGTCAAGCTTTACTCTATGAAACTGCAGGGGCCAGACAATGGTGAGTGACACACGTGGAATTATTTGTTGTTGATTGATGGGCAAAGATCAGAGTTTGATACACAAATCAGTTAATTATAGATAGATGCACAAAGTGTTTCCTACAGTTTGGTACACAAAGAGAAGTGATACACAAATCAAAATGTTTATTATAGATTCATGCACAAAGTATTTCCTATTGTTTGATACACAAAGAGAAGTATTTCTATTGATACAAGTATTAATTATAGACTGATAcacaaatagaaatatttattatagATTGATATGCACAGAAGTATTTTTATAGATTGATGCACATTTGCaagtatttattatatattgaTGTGGACATACAAATGTTTATTATAGATTGATA
Coding sequences within it:
- the LOC102067405 gene encoding thioredoxin-like protein 1, which encodes MAGVKVIANDTEFQPELSAAGSRLAVVKFTMRGCGPCLRIAPAFNALSNKYPQATFLEVDVHQCQGTAATNNISATPTFLFFRNKVRIDQYQGADAVGLEDKIKQHLENDPGNSEDTDIPKGYMDLLPFINKAGCECLNESDEHGFENCLRKDSSYLESDCDEQLLITVAFSQPVKLYSMKLQGPDNGQGPKSIKIFINLPRSMDFEEAERSEPTQALQLGPEDIREDGIVQLRYVKFQNVNSVTLFVQSNHGDEETTRITYFTFIGTPVQATNMNDFKRVVGKKGESH